A segment of the Geoglobus ahangari genome:
TACCTCTACCTCCACAAGCTTCTATGTTGTTTTCAACCTTATTTAATTTTGCGGTGGAGGATTTGCTCATTTTCATAATGAGGATGTGCTCCTTTCCGCGTTTTACGCCTGCTGAACAAGAGAAAGTACTGAAGAGCGGTCAGAGTGCTGTTCGGCAACCGCCAGCAAAAACCACACGACCAACACAGAAAAGATCATTCATGGAATATCACAAAAAACAGTGTTGCCATTTGTTGGAATGCCCATGTCTCTCTTATTTAGCCTTCAGAGATGCCAGATTTTATCGAACCACATGCTGTCGCAGAACTGATTTCAATCCTCTTTTCATCGAAAAGGGAGTAAAAAGTCTGTTTTTAAAGTACCCCCGTCAAGGGAACCCCTCCTCATAGCTTGCAAAGCTTCAAAGCTTGGAGGGGCAAGGGCATTATAAACATAGACTCTCGACAATAAAAATTTAATCGTAATGCTCCGGACTCAGGGTAATCTCCTCCCCTCCAAACTCTCTGTAGCCCAGGTGATCCCTTATCACGATGTATGCCATCTCAGGCGGAATTGCCCCAATCTCAGTTATTATCAGGTCTATGTAGTCCCTCGGCGTCACGTCGAAGGCGGGATTTCTCACGGTAACTTTCGGGTGGTCCAGAAGCTCCCCGTCAATGACCTCCCTCGCATCCCTCTCCTCTATCACAACAAGCTCTCCGAGCAGAGTCTTGGGGCTGAACTTGTAGGTCTCAGCGGCAACCATGAACGGCACCCTCGCCTCCTTAGCTGCAAGGGCGATCTGAGAGGTGCCTATCTTGTTTATGAGCGCTCCATTGACTGTGATGGTGTCGGCGCCAACAACAACCACATCCACTTCTTTCATGAAGTATCGCACAGCAGAATCAACGATCAGCGTGACGTCTATGCCGTAGTCTGCAAGCTCTTTTGTTGTCAGATAACCCTGATGCCTCGGTCTCGACTCCGTTGCGATTACCCTGATGTCCTTTCCCTCGTCGAAGGCGTGCTTTATCACCGACAGAGCTGCCGAGGAGTTGCAGTGGGTCATCACCGTCGAGCCGTCCATTATCCTCTTCGCCCCTATCCTGCCTATCTTCTCCCTCGCCGTGTCCACCCACTCGATGAACTCTTCAGCCCTCTTTATCAGGCTCTCCCTCTTCTCCTCGTCACTCTCGCCAGAATAGCTCATCACGTAGTTTATGGCGTTGAAAAGGCTCACAGCCGTGGGCCTTGTGTTCATCAATCTCTCGCTCGCCCTCCTCATCTCCTCATCAAAGTTTGTCTTCACGCTCTTTGCGTACTCCTTGAGGGTTTCTGCGGCAAATCTCGCGATCCTCGCAGCCCCCCTTACCTCCATGCTCTCGATCTTCCTCGCCGCCTCCTCTATCATGTTCATTCTCCACCACCTGCCAGAATCGCCGCTCCTTTAGCAACTGCGAGAGGATCCTTTATAACCCTTATCTCCGGCCTGAACTCCGGAGGGAGAAAATCGTAGATGAGTCTGAAATCCCCGGGCTCGAGCACGGTCGAGATTCGCCCTCCGAAGACGATGGCCTCGGGATCGAGAATTAGGACGGCCTTTGCGACCTCCGCACACAGCACCTTAAAGCCGTCCAGTCTGAGAAGCTCCTCCCTGCTCATCTCCCTGCCGAACCTCCTCTTTATCGCCCACCCGCTGAAAAAGGTTTCGAGGTGTCCGATGCCACCGCAAACACACCTCTCATCCCCACCAACGAACGCATGTCCGATCTCTGATGCAAGCCCCTTGCCCCTGTAGAGCTTCGAGTCCGCGATTATCGCCGAGCCTATGCCGGTGCCGAGCGTAACGGCGAAAATGTTACTGAAGCCAGTAACGTGATGGGCGTAGATTGCAAAGCAGTTGGCATCGTTCTCAACCCTCCTGCCCTCGAAGAGTTTAGCATCGAAGCCGGGGATGTTGGGCGTTCTGATGACTTTACCCTCTCTAATCCACCCGGCTATCGCGAAGACCGCGTCGCGGTATTTCTCAACCATATCTGGGTTTTTCAGAAACTCCGAGGTTTTAAGGGTCTGGACGTGGGTGAAATTCTTTCCATCAAACGAGACGATGTCGGTGAATGTGCCTCCAACGTCTATGCCAACGTTCATCATTCTGCATCCTGCAGGAAGGAGTATTAATGTTTCCACATTCTAGAAGTGCATCGGTTGTTTTCAGGAGATGGCTTTGCCTCTGCACAATCTTGATACCGCGATTTATCACACGCAAAAGCAATCCGGCAGGACTGCAGGGATTTTCAGCATGGGAATGGTAAATTACAACAGCTTTAAAATGTTCCACACCTGATAAACTCCAAACAACGCGGTTGGAATCAGAGCGCAGATGAAAGCTTTGCTAAACCCCACTCCCCTCGCGTGTTTTACCGCCAAACTCCAGATCGCAAGGCTCCACACCGTAACGGCAGCGTTAATTATCAGGTTCGAATACACGAGGCTTTCTGGCAGCAGTGAAACCACCACAGCTTTCACCACGTCTGGATTCTGCTGCAGTTGAGCTAAGCTGATTTTTGGGGTTTCGGCTTTCGAAATGTAATAAGCTGACATCGAAATAGTTATCGCAGATCCAATTAGCGAAGGTAAAAATCCGTAACCAACAAACTCAAAAGTTCTTCTGAAAGAACCTTCCCCGCCGAAGAAAGCTGACAAACCGTGCATGATTGTGGCCAAAATCAACCACACTGCGAAGATCCCAATGAAAGAGCCGATTATTCCGACGTAAGCTCCGACGACGAAAAACTTGGCGAGGTCTTCGGGGAATGCCTGAGACAGCTTCGTGACAAGCAGGTACTGATATGCAGAGATCAGGATTGCTAATGGAATAGCTATTGTCAGTAACGGAATCCTTATTCTTATATCTTTTTGCTTCAGTTCTTCGAAGAAAGCGTTCGGGTTCGCTACCAGTTTCATGTCTCCCGATTTCAACTACATCTAATAAATTTTACTTTTTTGTCAAGAAAAAAAAATATGAAGAGAAAAAGTTATATAGAAGAATGAGTGAGAAATAAATAGGGTTGAGTTGAGGAGGTGGATAGAATGTATGCTGTGAAGAACTGGAATGAGGAAGTAATAAAATGGATGGCTGTGGGGATGGTGTTGGCGATGGTGGGGATGGCTGTGATGCCGGCTGTGAGTATTGCTGAATCCAATGCCAGCTGGTACTTAAGTGAAGTTGGTCTTTTGTACGGAGTGGCCAAACAAGATTGGGTCAGTGTTGGCTTGAGCGCAGCAGGAATGGCTCTAGCTCTAGCAGGCTTGGCTACAGCTACAGGAGGAGTTGGTGTAGCAATTGCCCTCTAACTTCGTAATGAATATAGTATTTTTATTTTGGTGATGTTTATGGAATCGCACAATGTACCTCCAACGAAGCAAAACATCCGGGGGGAAAATATAGTGTATATCGTAATCCTGCTGACTGTGCACTGGACATTGTTTTTCATTTTAACGAATCTTGGTTACATCGACTACAATTGGAGTCGATGGGTCATGTATCCTGCAGTAATCATGGTTCCTCTCTTGTCTTTATTGTATTCTATTGGCACCAAAAAAAGATTCGTAGCAGAGATACCAAAAAACAAAGAAAAAAAGTACGCTCTCTCAGTGATATTAACAATAACAATATCAGCGATGCTGTCTATAGTATCTCTTTTGCTATAGGCTTTTTAGGGGGTTCTGATGAAAAATAAGCTGGTTTTTACCTCAGCGGCAATATATCTGTTCCTATTTATTTTTGGCTTTACTATTACCAATTTTACATCTACTGAAATCAAACCAAAAAATATCTTAGGGGCACCTTTAAGCAATTTACAGCCACCAGAATTTTTATCAATCTTAAATTCTAACCTATTGGTGTGGATATATTTGCATCTAGGCATAGTAACCTTTGGGTCCTCCACGCTGATAAACCTAAGTTACAATGGATTTACTTTTGGATCAATTATAAGCAAATCTTTGCAGATAGGATTAAGAACAAAAGAGATATTATTGTTAACCCTCCCCCACGGCATCTTCGAAATTCCCGCAATAATCATAGCCGGAGCAGCTGGCTTCAAAATCCCCTACGAAATCACAAGGTACTTAGCTGGCAAGAAAGAGCAAATACTTACGAAAGAAGACATCAAAGAATATCTAACGCTTGCATTAATTTCAATCGTCTTGATCGTAATAGCGGCATGGATAGAGGCGAACGTAACACTGAAAATAGCCAAAACAATGTTAAATTCGACAAAAAGTATTTGATTTCGAGTAGAATTCAGCAACATGGCAGAAGTTATCGAAACAATATAACGAAAAGGGGGTTTCAAACTTTTTGGGAAGGTTGATTTAAAGGAAGGACAAATTGAAGATGGAGATCAAGGAGAGCTTGGTAGGTGAATTTAGAGAAAGTAGATACTGATGCTCTGAAAGAATTCTTGGAGGAGGGGAGATAAATGTTTGTGGTGTAAATACATCAATCCTTGTAGATTCGATATTTGAACACGACAAATAAAGAACGAAGATGACTGATGAATTCTTTGAAATCATTCAAAACATATCACTTGAGATTGTAAATCCTGTTTGTTTAAAGTGGAATTAGCCAGAGTTCTTTCGAGGAGATTGTCAAGCACTCAGATGAGGTCGGTAGTTGAAGACCTTTTAGAGGACATAAGACGATGCCAAATTCAGACGATCTGAGTTCGAAGTAGCAATAAAAACAGGTTAAAGAGCTGCTGATGCTTACTTCATAGCCCATGGTCAGACTGCAGTTATGAGATCCGGCTTATCGCTGGCACTGAGATTTTTGTTTCCGGAAAGCTGAAAAGTAAGAAAAACAATAAATCCCATCACCCGGATACTATATTCCAATGAAACTGCTTACTCCCGAAGAGGGTGAGAAAGCCGTCAGACTTGCAAGAAAAGCGATAGAAACCTACCTCTCGAAAAAAGAGGTTATTAAGGATAGGCTTGAAGGTGTCTTCTCTGAGAAGAGGGGAGTTTTCACAACCCTGACGAAGCATGGAGAGCTGAGGGGGTGCATAGGCTTCCCCTACCCGATTAAGAGGCTTGACGAGGCCATAATAGACTCAGCCATCTCTGCAGCTACTCAGGATCCACGCTTTCCCCCCGTGAGGCTTGAGGAGATGGACGAGATCGAGGTTGAGGTCACCGTGCTTACACCTCCTGAGAAGCTCAGCGTTCCGCCAGAGGAGAGGGCAAAGGCGATAGAGGTGGGAAGGCACGGGCTGATGGTCGTCTACGGCCCGTACAGCGGTCTGCTCTTGCCTCAGGTGGCGGTCGAGTACGGGATGGACGAGGAGGAGTTTCTGACGCACACGTGCCTGAAGGCTGGCTTACCTCCGGACTGCTGGCTGATGGAGGGTGTGGAGGTTTACACCTTCGAGGGGCAGATTTTCAAGGAGGTTGAGCCTCGAGGGAAAGTTGTCGAGGTTGACATGAGGTCGTGCAGCATTTAGAAGAATCTGGAGAGGAAGGTTGATGGCTTGGTTTCACAAGATTCCCTGTACTCGCAGAACTCGCACCTCTCGCTCTCCTTCCTCTCTGGAAGAAAGCCCTTCTCAATTCGCCTGAGCTTTTCGAGGAGTCTCAGCAGGTTGTACCTGTCCCTTCTGCTCGCGCTGTAAAACATCAGCTTCCCGTCGTAGGCGTAGTAGGCATAGCCCCCATCCATGCCGGAGATCGCACAAAGAGCAGCGAGCCTCATCCTCTCCCTGAACGTGAATTCCTCGCTGTTCTTGGTCAACATGACCACGAGAAACCTGTCACCCTCAAGAACCTCGTCCACCACGCCCCTGAGGCCAAGCCTTTCCGATTCGAAGTGCACCTCCCATGCAACGGGCTGCAGACCTTCAAGCTCGTCGGACATCCTGAACTTGGATGCTGCCGCTCGAAAAACGTCTTCGGATTCGGGAAACAGTGTGGAGAACCTCTCAAACGCCCACTCATATCCGTACCCTTTCCTGAGGCTCAGGTAGATCTCCCTCGCCGCGTGGTACTCCGTTGCCCTTTCAACCCAGTGGTGGATCCTGAAGTAAGCCAGCCTCGGGCATGTGATGAAGCTCGTGACGTCGCTGACCCTGAGCACAACATGAGATTACTTTTCATGTAAAATGCTTTTCGATTTTCTGGCAGTCGCACGAGGGAGGAAGGTATAAATACATGTTGTTGCATAAGTAATATTATGATTACATATGGTGAGGTGATGAGACATGAGAAAGATATTGGTGGCGGCCTTGCTGGTGCTCGTGGCTGCGATAGGCACGGCATCGGCACTCGGCTTTGGGTATGGCGCAAGTGAGCCCAAGATGGGCGCGGCTGCGGGAGAGTGTGCCGGATACGGGCACGGATACGGAAAGCAGAACATGGGCCTGAGGATGGTCGAAAGAGAGGGAGTCAGTCAGGTAGAGGTCAGCGAGGAGGATGTCAAAGCGGTGCTTGAGAGTGCGAGCTTTGAGACGTTCGTCAACCCGAGAGGGCTGACCATTCAGAGGATAATCGTGGATGGAGAGCCGGCTGGAAAGATAGTGGGCGACTACACGATCGACCAGCTGGAGATCCTGAAGGCCTACGAAACGCTGAACGGCATAAAGGTGTTCCTCGGCGTTGACGGAGAG
Coding sequences within it:
- a CDS encoding ribose 1,5-bisphosphate isomerase, whose amino-acid sequence is MNMIEEAARKIESMEVRGAARIARFAAETLKEYAKSVKTNFDEEMRRASERLMNTRPTAVSLFNAINYVMSYSGESDEEKRESLIKRAEEFIEWVDTAREKIGRIGAKRIMDGSTVMTHCNSSAALSVIKHAFDEGKDIRVIATESRPRHQGYLTTKELADYGIDVTLIVDSAVRYFMKEVDVVVVGADTITVNGALINKIGTSQIALAAKEARVPFMVAAETYKFSPKTLLGELVVIEERDAREVIDGELLDHPKVTVRNPAFDVTPRDYIDLIITEIGAIPPEMAYIVIRDHLGYREFGGEEITLSPEHYD
- a CDS encoding ROK family protein; this encodes MMNVGIDVGGTFTDIVSFDGKNFTHVQTLKTSEFLKNPDMVEKYRDAVFAIAGWIREGKVIRTPNIPGFDAKLFEGRRVENDANCFAIYAHHVTGFSNIFAVTLGTGIGSAIIADSKLYRGKGLASEIGHAFVGGDERCVCGGIGHLETFFSGWAIKRRFGREMSREELLRLDGFKVLCAEVAKAVLILDPEAIVFGGRISTVLEPGDFRLIYDFLPPEFRPEIRVIKDPLAVAKGAAILAGGGE
- a CDS encoding Yip1 family protein, which produces MKLVANPNAFFEELKQKDIRIRIPLLTIAIPLAILISAYQYLLVTKLSQAFPEDLAKFFVVGAYVGIIGSFIGIFAVWLILATIMHGLSAFFGGEGSFRRTFEFVGYGFLPSLIGSAITISMSAYYISKAETPKISLAQLQQNPDVVKAVVVSLLPESLVYSNLIINAAVTVWSLAIWSLAVKHARGVGFSKAFICALIPTALFGVYQVWNILKLL
- a CDS encoding stage II sporulation protein M, with amino-acid sequence MKNKLVFTSAAIYLFLFIFGFTITNFTSTEIKPKNILGAPLSNLQPPEFLSILNSNLLVWIYLHLGIVTFGSSTLINLSYNGFTFGSIISKSLQIGLRTKEILLLTLPHGIFEIPAIIIAGAAGFKIPYEITRYLAGKKEQILTKEDIKEYLTLALISIVLIVIAAWIEANVTLKIAKTMLNSTKSI
- a CDS encoding TIGR00296 family protein produces the protein MKLLTPEEGEKAVRLARKAIETYLSKKEVIKDRLEGVFSEKRGVFTTLTKHGELRGCIGFPYPIKRLDEAIIDSAISAATQDPRFPPVRLEEMDEIEVEVTVLTPPEKLSVPPEERAKAIEVGRHGLMVVYGPYSGLLLPQVAVEYGMDEEEFLTHTCLKAGLPPDCWLMEGVEVYTFEGQIFKEVEPRGKVVEVDMRSCSI
- a CDS encoding PD-(D/E)XK nuclease family protein, giving the protein MLRVSDVTSFITCPRLAYFRIHHWVERATEYHAAREIYLSLRKGYGYEWAFERFSTLFPESEDVFRAAASKFRMSDELEGLQPVAWEVHFESERLGLRGVVDEVLEGDRFLVVMLTKNSEEFTFRERMRLAALCAISGMDGGYAYYAYDGKLMFYSASRRDRYNLLRLLEKLRRIEKGFLPERKESERCEFCEYRESCETKPSTFLSRFF